From Candidatus Hydrogenedentota bacterium, a single genomic window includes:
- a CDS encoding DUF5011 domain-containing protein: MRKVLLCATAVMLASVGAQAQKNWGFDTAGNFEGWTNGGQITGFGVSGGSLNFTCAGGDPIVQSPDFIASPLVGSANAWLKLDLESSVTGDYQIFFIRTDETLPSELNSIFFRVQAGRSLYQIHVPRRLGDLAKNGTDLWTNRSIRQFRFDPPGGTATVKIHSFIVESYPHPDWPFNILPGGFPGHASGWVPLNQTSNFQVTAAGAVSMNITGGDPHFGVDPLAFDPYVFKYLYVRQNHTGFASGEAATSQTFSFPGTGGSYGFVYNPFQHYPNNGAATIVLDMTTGLDYDAWAGAYGSITQVRIDPSTEANAATYVYDHIALRTAGDFSSAAVQWPAMAGTGAWVAAQHTPYAGSQVALAGGAATLTQTTGGQPMALLNQDFVVDAANRYLYLDVAANTTAPRTLTFYAGWAVNGQEFAAAGNARQYTGRIATNAGANRYVVDLGAAQGAPFNGAWSGLPHGLLLRFGDGEADLSSVVVTNVGLLPAAPPEIAMVSTESATNAATYTKTMILNAGTGVTWGLSGAPAGMTIVPSTGEISWPTPVYSASAYTITVTATNAQGTDTEAFALSVADAVAPSNPALSSTSHTVGGTLAASQIVMRWNGASDGATGVSGYSFVFSTNPAAAVDDTVDLAHSADPHTVTSAALADGAWYFRLRTRDGAGNWSAPVTWGPTTIDTTAPVVTLNGSSTVTLECGVDSYTESGAAWTDNILGAGAVTNISGAVGTAVGDYFVTYTFTDNGGNSDSETRTVSVVDTAAPVVAIDGGVSVLAGECAVALTLPGATASDVCDGAPAATVSDYDGLNEAAPAAGVYDVVYAATDAEGNTGTATLTVTVDDTTAPVVAIDGGVSTLSGECGVALTLPGATASDTCDGPRAVSVSDYDGLNPAAPAVGVYDVVYAAADGSGNTGTAVLTVTVDDTTAPVVTLDGGVSTLSSACGAALALPGATAADACDGA, translated from the coding sequence ATGAGAAAGGTTCTGTTGTGCGCGACCGCAGTCATGTTGGCTTCTGTCGGGGCGCAGGCCCAGAAAAACTGGGGATTTGACACGGCCGGAAACTTTGAGGGCTGGACGAATGGCGGGCAGATCACCGGCTTCGGCGTGTCCGGGGGCTCCCTGAACTTCACCTGCGCCGGGGGCGACCCCATCGTGCAGAGTCCGGACTTCATCGCGTCTCCGCTGGTGGGCAGCGCCAACGCCTGGCTCAAACTGGACCTGGAAAGTTCTGTGACGGGGGACTACCAGATATTCTTCATCCGCACGGACGAGACACTCCCGTCAGAGTTGAACTCCATCTTCTTCCGGGTCCAGGCGGGGCGGTCGCTGTACCAGATTCATGTGCCCCGCCGACTGGGGGACTTGGCGAAGAACGGGACGGACCTCTGGACCAACCGGAGCATCCGGCAGTTCCGTTTTGACCCGCCCGGCGGCACGGCCACGGTGAAGATTCATTCCTTCATCGTGGAGAGCTACCCCCATCCCGACTGGCCGTTTAACATTTTGCCCGGCGGCTTCCCCGGGCATGCCTCCGGCTGGGTCCCGCTGAACCAGACATCCAATTTCCAGGTGACGGCGGCCGGGGCCGTCAGCATGAACATCACGGGCGGCGACCCTCACTTCGGGGTGGATCCGCTGGCCTTTGACCCGTACGTCTTCAAGTACCTGTATGTCCGGCAGAACCACACCGGGTTCGCCTCGGGCGAAGCGGCCACCTCGCAGACCTTCTCCTTCCCCGGAACCGGGGGGAGTTACGGCTTTGTCTACAACCCCTTTCAGCACTACCCGAACAACGGCGCGGCGACCATCGTGCTGGACATGACCACGGGTCTGGACTACGACGCCTGGGCCGGGGCCTACGGCTCCATCACCCAGGTGCGCATTGACCCCAGTACGGAGGCCAACGCGGCGACCTATGTCTACGACCACATCGCCCTGCGCACGGCCGGCGACTTCTCCTCCGCCGCGGTGCAGTGGCCCGCCATGGCCGGCACCGGCGCGTGGGTGGCCGCGCAGCACACCCCCTACGCGGGCAGCCAGGTGGCCCTTGCCGGGGGCGCGGCCACGCTCACCCAGACCACGGGCGGGCAGCCCATGGCCCTGCTGAACCAGGACTTTGTCGTGGACGCGGCGAACCGGTACCTGTACCTGGACGTCGCCGCGAACACCACCGCGCCCCGCACGCTCACCTTCTACGCAGGCTGGGCCGTGAACGGACAAGAGTTTGCCGCCGCCGGCAACGCGCGCCAGTACACCGGCCGCATTGCCACGAACGCGGGCGCGAACCGCTATGTGGTGGACCTGGGCGCGGCGCAGGGCGCCCCGTTCAACGGCGCGTGGTCCGGCCTGCCCCACGGCCTGCTGCTGCGCTTCGGCGACGGCGAGGCGGACCTGTCCTCGGTGGTCGTGACGAACGTCGGCCTCCTGCCGGCCGCGCCGCCGGAGATCGCGATGGTGAGCACGGAAAGCGCCACCAACGCCGCCACCTACACAAAGACCATGATACTGAACGCCGGGACCGGGGTGACCTGGGGCCTCTCGGGCGCGCCTGCGGGCATGACCATCGTCCCCTCCACGGGGGAAATCTCCTGGCCGACCCCCGTCTACAGCGCCTCGGCCTACACCATCACCGTGACCGCCACAAACGCCCAGGGCACGGACACCGAGGCCTTTGCGCTGAGCGTGGCCGACGCGGTCGCGCCCTCCAACCCCGCCCTTTCCAGCACCTCGCACACTGTCGGCGGCACCCTGGCGGCCAGCCAGATCGTCATGCGGTGGAACGGCGCGTCGGACGGCGCGACGGGGGTCAGCGGCTACTCCTTCGTGTTCTCCACGAATCCCGCCGCAGCCGTGGACGACACGGTGGACCTGGCCCACTCGGCGGACCCGCACACCGTGACCAGCGCGGCGCTGGCCGACGGTGCCTGGTATTTCCGCCTGCGGACGCGCGACGGCGCGGGCAACTGGTCCGCCCCCGTCACCTGGGGGCCCACCACTATTGACACCACCGCGCCGGTCGTGACGCTCAACGGGTCCTCCACGGTCACCCTCGAGTGCGGCGTGGACAGCTACACGGAGTCCGGGGCTGCCTGGACCGACAACATTCTCGGCGCCGGCGCCGTGACGAACATCTCCGGCGCCGTCGGAACCGCCGTGGGCGACTACTTCGTCACCTACACCTTCACGGACAACGGGGGCAATTCCGACAGCGAGACCCGCACGGTCTCCGTGGTGGACACGGCGGCTCCGGTGGTGGCGATAGACGGCGGCGTGTCCGTGCTCGCTGGCGAGTGCGCCGTGGCGCTGACGCTTCCGGGCGCCACGGCGTCGGACGTCTGCGACGGCGCGCCGGCGGCGACGGTATCGGACTACGACGGCCTGAACGAGGCCGCCCCGGCGGCCGGCGTGTATGACGTGGTCTACGCCGCGACGGACGCCGAGGGAAATACGGGCACCGCCACGCTCACCGTGACGGTGGACGACACCACCGCGCCGGTGGTGGCGATAGACGGCGGCGTCTCCACGCTGTCCGGCGAGTGCGGCGTTGCCCTGACGCTTCCGGGCGCGACAGCCTCTGACACCTGCGACGGCCCCCGGGCGGTGTCAGTGTCGGACTACGACGGCCTGAACCCGGCGGCCCCCGCCGTCGGCGTCTATGACGTGGTCTATGCCGCGGCGGACGGGTCGGGGAACACGGGCACGGCGGTGCTGACGGTGACGGTGGATGACACCACCGCGCCGGTGGTGACGCTAGACGGCGGCGTGTCCACGCTCTCCAGCGCCTGCGGCGCGGCGCTGGCGCTTCCGGGCGCGACGGCGGCGGACGCCTGCGACGGCGCG